TGATACAGGGCTATTCATCGGGTGCCACCACACAATTCTCGCGCTTCGGGTGCCGGGCAGACCTTTCGCAATATCTTACCGGCGGACTGGATGAGGTGCGTGTCTGGAACTACCCACTTAGCGCCGCAGAGGTAAGTGCCCTCTACAACCAACCCCGCATCATGATTGACCAGGAGGACCTTGGTTCGTTTTGTGCCGGGGCCACTGTTCAGGTTCCCTTTGCGGTGATTGGTAATAACCAGTTTGAACAGGACAATACATTTTACCTGCAACTATCCAACAAGGAGGGCAGTTTCCGTTATCCCAAAACCATAGGTAGCGCAGCCGGCACCGGTAGCGGAACCATTCAGGCTGCCATTCCTGATGACGTGGGCTCGGGCAACAACTATCGCCTGCGCGTGGTGGCCTCGCGCTATCCAAAAGTTTCAGACAACACCGCAAGTCTCAGCATCAACAACCCCAATGCTGCGTTGGGTAATGATATCAACTCCGACCTGCTCTTGTACTATCCTTTTGATGGCGACGCAACCGATTTTTCAGGATTTGGGCTGGACGGTGCCATGTCAGGAAGCCTCGTGCCCGTGCAAGACCGAAACGGCAATCCAAACAGCGCTTTGAGCTTCGGAAGCCAGGGACGTGTTGAGGTTGGTGCTCCGTATCAACTCACTTCGTTCAACCAAACCCAAAACCCCATTTCGTTTTCGTTCTGGATTCGTCAAAGTTCTACCCCCATGACATACAGCTATATTTTCTCGGCGTGGCAGCAGCCCATTTCAGGCCCTGGCGAAGGACTCTGGATAGGCACCGGTAGCTTTGGGGCGGTCATGTTTCGGGTAAACGGCAACCAAACCGTTACGGCTGCAATCACCAACAACGCCTGGCAGCATTTTGTATGTGTTTACACCGGTAGCCAAATTCAGATTTACCGTAGCGGAAACCTTATCAATACCAGCAATGTAACGGGCAATGTGCGCATACTCACACCCATAGAAATGGGGCGCAACACACAAGGCTTTACCAGTCCGCAGGAATTGAACGGCCGCCTGGACGAGTTCAGGATTTATGGCCGGGCGCTCACTGCCATCGAGGTTTCTACGCTGCACCAAGATGGTTTGGTGCGCAACAATGGTCCGCTGTGCGATGGGGATACAGCACAGTTTTTCGGCCCCGGGTTTCCTGAGTACATCTACGATTGGAGCGGTCCGGCGGGCTTTAGCAGCGACGAGCAAAATCCGCAATTTGCTCCCTATAATGCCATTGTGCACTCCGGCGATTATTCACTTTCGCTTATGCACGAAGGATGCGTGGGTACTCCGCTGATTACGCATCTAACCTCAGATGTGGCTCCTGTGGCGGGCGTGCAGGGAGCGGAGATTTGTATCGGCGATTCGGCCACCATCAGCGCATCGGGCGCCGAGCTCGATGAGCATTACCGCTGGTACGCCGATGAGTTGGGTGAGGAGCTTATTGCGAGCGGAACTTCATCCATCACCGTATTGCCCGATCAAACCACCACGTACTATGTGAACATCAAGCCCACCGAAGACTGCCAGGGCCCCATTACCCCCGTATTGGTAAGCGTGGGTGCCGATAACGTGCAGGCCTCGGCCAGTGCTGCGGAAATATGTCCCGGAGATGAAGTCACCCTCACAGGATCCGGTGCAGCCACCTACAGTTGGAGCGGAGGCGCTGTTGACGGAGTGCCCTTTGTGCCCCAGCAAAGCACCACCTATGTGCTTACCGGAACTGATTCAGCCGGGTGTGTAGGCGTGGATTCAGTGTTGGTTACCTTGCTTAACCAACCGCTCACACCCCAAATCCAGGGAGATATGTTTTTGGATTGCGATGCAGCGGGCGTGGTGTACCACGTGGAATCTCAGCCCGGTTTTACCTATGAGTGGACGGTTCCCGATGGCGCAGGGTTTTCCGGCCAAGGCGCTGACTCCATTGTGGTGGATTTCAACAGCCAGTTTGGATGGATTACCGTAACAGCCATTTCGCCCGACGGCTGCGCGGGTAACGTCGAAGAGATTTTTGTGCAATGTGTGACCAGTATTGAGGAGCTCACAGAAGCGGGCATCACCCTTTACCCAAATCCCGTAAGCAATATGCTGTTTCTGGATTTGAGCAACAACAGCGATTTGCGCGGAGTGGAGCTGTACGATGCATCCGGCAGATTGCTCAAAACACTCCCCGTTAAGCCGGGCACCCTGCACCATGTAGATGTGGCCGGCTGGGCTGCGGGGCTGTATATCCTCAGGGCTTACAACAATGAAAAAACCATTTCATTCCGCGTAGTGAAAATGTAGTCTCGTTCATGTTGATTCGTGAGAGCGCGCAGAATCGGTTCGGTTCTGCGCGTTTTTTCTTGTGCATGCTTATTCAAATGGTTGTTGTTGCCAAATTGCAACAACGATTCAAGCTGTAAACTAATTCCTTGCGGCAAGTAGTCCCGAAGTAATAATCAGCGCTGAATGCAACAGTTTGTAATGAACATGCAACAGCGTGTAACGCATGTTAACAAGCGTGTTCGGAGATTTGCAGCAAACAAATCTTTCGAAAATATGAAACTACGCAACCTTATCGCAGCACTCTTCTTATTGCCGCTTTTTGTACAGGCCCAAATTGACTTTTCGCCCGGACTTCGGAGTTATCATCCCATGAATGGTGACTATGACAACGTATCGAATAGCGCGTTCAATTTTCACAGTAGCTTTTTCAACGCGTCATTTGGCGAGAACGCAGCAGGGTTAGACAGTACTGCCGGAGCCTTTGACGGAGCCAGCAGGGTAAATGTAAACACCCGTCTTGTCAATCAAATTGCCAATTTTTCGGTCGAAATGTGGTTTAGGGCGGAGTCTGAGTTTTTCCAGGTTCTTTTCTGGGAAGGGCTCCTCAACCAGCGGAGTGTTTGGATACGTGTTGAGCCTGTAAACAACCGGATACGATGCATTGCAGGAACTCCCAGCAGTGCTGCCATTGTGAACACGGA
This sequence is a window from Cryomorphaceae bacterium. Protein-coding genes within it:
- a CDS encoding T9SS C-terminal target domain-containing protein, whose product is MQQNVMELQLTAMQVMAGLRRFAVNKSSANMKLRNLIASLLLLPLFVQAQIDFTPGLRSYHPTNGDNYNASSSAFTFHASFFNSSFGENAAGIDDAAGFFGGANRVNLSNRLVNHTANFSVELWFRAESEFFQVLFWEGAMDQRSVWIRVEPSNNRIRCYAGQPGNTASAMTSSAYNDGEWHHLVFTGSGANLLRVYVDGELEQEVIQGYSSGATTQFSRFGCRADLSQYLTGGLDEVRVWNYPLSAAEVSALYNQPRIMIDQEDLGSFCAGATVQVPFAVIGNNQFEQDNTFYLQLSNKEGSFRYPKTIGSAAGTGSGTIQAAIPDDVGSGNNYRLRVVASRYPKVSDNTASLSINNPNAALGNDINSDLLLYYPFDGDATDFSGFGLDGAMSGSLVPVQDRNGNPNSALSFGSQGRVEVGAPYQLTSFNQTQNPISFSFWIRQSSTPMTYSYIFSAWQQPISGPGEGLWIGTGSFGAVMFRVNGNQTVTAAITNNAWQHFVCVYTGSQIQIYRSGNLINTSNVTGNVRILTPIEMGRNTQGFTSPQELNGRLDEFRIYGRALTAIEVSTLHQDGLVRNNGPLCDGDTAQFFGPGFPEYIYDWSGPAGFSSDEQNPQFAPYNAIVHSGDYSLSLMHEGCVGTPLITHLTSDVAPVAGVQGAEICIGDSATISASGAELDEHYRWYADELGEELIASGTSSITVLPDQTTTYYVNIKPTEDCQGPITPVLVSVGADNVQASASAAEICPGDEVTLTGSGAATYSWSGGAVDGVPFVPQQSTTYVLTGTDSAGCVGVDSVLVTLLNQPLTPQIQGDMFLDCDAAGVVYHVESQPGFTYEWTVPDGAGFSGQGADSIVVDFNSQFGWITVTAISPDGCAGNVEEIFVQCVTSIEELTEAGITLYPNPVSNMLFLDLSNNSDLRGVELYDASGRLLKTLPVKPGTLHHVDVAGWAAGLYILRAYNNEKTISFRVVKM